The Punica granatum isolate Tunisia-2019 chromosome 4, ASM765513v2, whole genome shotgun sequence sequence GAGGCATAAAAGGACACCGACTCGAGGGGGGATTCACTGCGAGCGAGGCAGCGGATCAGGTTATTGGCGGCAAAAACAGATGGTCGGGGGAGGGACCGGAAGACGGAGAGAGGGTAGCGAGCCGGCGGGGTTGACTGGGcgagggagaggaggaggaggagccgGCCGATGACATTGGCGTCGGCGGCATGTCCCGAGAGGACGAGTCGGACATGGGACTGCTTGATTTGGGGGAGCGAAGGTTTTGGCGGGAGAGATGAGGGAAGGGCCGTTGGTTTTGGTCTTCTTCGGAACATAGCATTTGATCACCCCAATCCCAACATAGCTGTGACAATCACTCACCATATGTTCTACATGAGAAATTATTACGTAGACTTAGATCGCTACATTAGAAATGGACTAATCAAATAAGAGAATTATACTTGTTACTAAATCAAAAGACGACACATTCATTATTTTAGAAAGAGTTCAAATCTTcgcaatttcaaaaatttgcTCCTGCTCGCTCTTGCTCTACCATCTTTTTTCTGCAGTTGTCGACTGCCGTCACATGTCCCTCCCCCATCACTCACTCTCCATCCCCTCATCACTCTTTCTCTTCCATCTCTCTCCTTCATCTCCTCCCTGTAGTTGTCGACCGCCGTCACATGCCCCTCCCACCGTCAGGCTCCCTTCCCTCGGCCACCTATCTCGAATTTATCTTGGACTCAAGGTTCTTTCGACCTCGATTTTTGCGCTTTCCTCGCCGGAGGGAATCAAGGTCGAAGGAAGCCTGAGCTTGTCGTAAATTCGAGGAGGAAGCTGAACCCCTTTTTAGTGGCAGAGTAGAAAGGAGACAAGTGTGCTTCCTAGACACATAGAGttcgagaggagaggggtgTGATGTTATGGCTATGCGAGCTAATACTGGATTGCCAAACAATCTGCATCAACCTTCGAGCTTAGacaaattcattcaatttgaATATAAGTAATAATTTCTTGTTATGCATCATATTTTGTTCATGTCCTTTTGGATTGGATCAAATAAGCATCGATCGGTTGAAACCCGGTTCAGGTATCAAAACAAGTGCTAATTGTCATTTTCAGGTTCCGGCCGGCGACCGATGGATGACGATTCTTTTCCAGAAACGACAGTCAGAGTGCCGGACTCAAACACTCTCAAAAGACCAACTCTAAGCTCATAAATCAGTAAGAGCAGGTGAATGTGGCATTTATTCGTTTGTTTCAACCTCgacatactttttctttgtttcgGCGTGTGTCCGTCTGGGCATGGTAGACTCGGCCAAGACGCggtttgatatatatatgtagactAATTCCAAGTACAACCCTTCAATTAGTCGGATTCCTTTAATATGCCCCTAGCGATGATCTTACTCAGTTAGACTACAACTTCAGCTATCGAAGGCTGGCTCTTGGGACCGTCCTCGAGGCAATGGCATCCAAGGTTCCACATCGAGACCCGTATGGGCATATTTGACTTATTAGCTGCAGGACCCTCTCTTGTCAAGCCGAAATCCGATATTTTTGGCATTATAATCCTGCAGCAACACAAACTCATCAGATTTGTAACTCGCCATTATTACTATGTAGTGTGTACTGCTAATATGAACCACAGAATACAAACTAAATCAATGTGGCCCTTCCTAATCACTGCAGATTGGGGGCTGTGGACTGATAAAATTGGAATTAAGACAGTCCCGTGCATGTTGAGCAAGAtagacagagagagaaagagagagagatcgagGGCAGTCTAATCTCTTTAATTTCCTACATGGCGATCGACAATCTCATCACAAGAACTACCAAGGAGATCGACAATCTTGTCACAGGTACTAGCAAGAAACCTCTCCCTTTCACCACTGACCGGACCGGACGGAATCTCATGGGTTCTTATCTTCGGAATCCGTTGCTAGCCATTTTGGAAGTGGCGGTTTAAGGAGATATTCGACCCTTAATTCACTCGCCCTTGTGCAGAAGCAGGTATAATCTTCGAGGTGGTTAGGCATTTCGCTAGTGCAAACGTACTTGATGAGGATCGGAGACGTCAGGTTCTCAAGAAATTCTTATGTCTTACGGATATAAGAATTATTGGATGATCTATAATTGGATATTATTTGAGGTGCATTTACTCTAAATATTACTATTTGTATCAAGATTAATGATGGGGTCATTAGTGTGATATTGATTTCCATGatgattctttttctttatttgttatcatatatacacacatactatactattataaagttttttttgggattttttgggtgaacttTCTCTTTggttaaaaattatgatttatacaatatataataaaaatcgacaaaaggggaaaaaatggAATCACGTTTTATCCGATGTAACGCACAAGTCCCACGATTAGTGtataaaaaaacaaagttCCAAGCTAAATTCTCATACTGcaacatcatcaaaaatataaaacgaaACTTCCTCACGTCGCACAACCTCACTtatgaattaagaaaatttttgtatattttatcattaattatgcagTAGAATTTACAgactaaaaaatattatattttgaaatattagatatatgatgaaatatatactaaaaaatttgatatacAATGAAAAGATAACATACAAATCTtatattataagaatataaattGGAGAATGACACTGTAAATCCTATAAGTTTGTTGTTCATGCAATTTTGGTTCTATAAGTTTCACGCACGGCAAATTAGTCCTATATGTTAGGTTCGTAAGGCAATTTTAGTCCATTCCGTGACTAATTGTTAATCGTGCTGACATGAGCACTAATGTTGTTAACTTTGTTCACATGACAATTCgtgattggaaaaaaaatttaaaatatgtaaattttggaaaaaaattttaaaaagtaaaacccTAGCCCTTGACGGCTAGGGTGTTATTGGGTGCCAACGACCTCGTTGGAGGTGAGGGGTTGTTGGAAGGGTCCCCCTCTTCTCGGTGAGGTTGCCAGCTATCCAGAAGGAGTTGGCGACCTCGTTGGAGCTGAAAGGTGGCCAGAAGATGCTCCTCTAACCCTCGACAACACCCTAGCTCGTCAAGGGTTGGGTTTTAGAATATTTCCGGCCACCCCTCTTCTCGGTGAGGTTGCCAGTTGTCCAGAAGGAGCCGACGACCTCGCTGGAGCTGAAGGGTGGCTAGAAGGTGCTCCTCTAACCCTCGACAACACCCTAGCTCGTCAAGGGTTGGGGTTTGAGTTTtagttttagtttttttttttaaaatttgtatatttttatttttttcagtcaATTACGAATTGTCACGTGGACAAAGTTAATCGTGTTAGTGTTCATGTCAACACCGGTTAACGGAATAGTCATGAAATGGACAAAAATTACCTTACAAACCAAACATATAGACTGATTTACTATGTATGaaacttataggactaaaatTGCCCGGACAACAAACGTATAAGACTTGCAATTTAATTCTCCCGAATATAAGTAAATTTATGGGTGTCGCTTGATGCAAGTGTGTTACGTTATAgtactatatatttatatataatggaatctatacatataatcctcattttataaatatatatatatatcatatattgagATTTAGTCTACTATTACCGATTATATATAAGTCGCATACATCTATAGTGCAActtagatattatttcttgagataaaatttttattacatTTGATTTTTTACATTTGATAGGAAATGTCCTTATTAATCAGTATAACATTTGCACTATATATAGTGTACGCGTTTATTCAATATACTAAACACTAATATCTTACATTAATTTGGTCGAATCATAAGACTTCACTAGTTTTTCACTGATTTCTGATTGATTTGCTACCCCAGGTGGCAGTGCTGCCGTGTTGGCACAGCTCCGCTGAAGACTTTCTTCTGATTGGTCTGCTACTCCTCTAGATGGCAGTGCTGACGTGGCGGCACTGCTCCGCTGAAGACTTTCTTCTGATTGGTTTGCTACTCCTCCAAGTGGCAGTGCTGACGTGATGTCACCGCTCCTCCGCTGAAGACTTTCTCCCGTAACCTGAGCCCTGTCAACTGACTGGCTGCCTCCACCACGGCCAACCGGAGGGTCGTGGTTATGCTTCCCTTCGTAAGTCGTGATCACGGCCCTCATATCGTGAGCTGCTCTCTCCACGAGTTTCCTCACGGGGCAGCCAGCGTACGTGCACTTGTAGTAGCTCCTGCAGGCAAAAAAATCCGAGTGGCCAGAGGGCAAGTTAGAAATCTAAATGAAAAATCTTTTGGATTTGCAAGGAATTCCTAAAAAACCGAATCGAAGGGTCGGAAATTTGGTCACCTTGGGTTAGGGTTTCCTTTGACAACTTTCTGCCCATATTTTCTCCATCTATACCCATCATCCAGGATGTCGATTTCGCTCGTCGTTTGGACCACGATTCTGGGTTCCTTCACAGCACCCGAAACGTTTATATATTCATTCGCGTCCTTCCTGGCAAACAATCCACAGAAACATAAAACATGTGAACAAATAATCGTAAAGAACTGTTCGTATGTTTTGTTTATACAAACTGGGGAAATTCATAAACAATTGTTAGGTGTCTCACCATCTCTTGGCCTCGGATTCGCTTTCACTGTCATCTCCAACTGAATTACTCACTTGTTCAAACTCCTCGTTGCCCATCAAGACCGAAGAATCCTCTTGCACGGTGACCGACTGATCAGAGAACTCAGAACTTGTATGAGCATGGGCTTGAATCGCCTGAGATCCCTTCCTTCTAGTTGACTGAGGCTTGGGATGGTTATGAGTCCCCTTATACACTATCTCCGTAATCTGCCCATCTTCTGAGGACCTTTCAACCTTCTTCTTTGTCGAGCAATTCGGGTATGTGCACTTGTAGTAACTCCGGGGGTTCTTCCCTTTCACTTGTTTCTGCCCGTACTTCCTCCAGTTGTACCCGTCATCCGATTCCTTGTTAGATTTCAAGGGAAAATGTATCTCCGTGTCATCACAATTCTATTACATAAATTTCACACTTTCCGATAACTTAGACGATCTTAAAAAATAGTTAGGATTTCAGGAAATTGTCTTTCAACTTGCACGATAACATTGAAACCTTCTAAACTCATTTTCACTTTCTCAATGACAGGGCAAAGAAACAACCATATGTTACGCATTAGATACAATCAAGGTCCACAGAGATGCAGGATATAAGAGTATATTTCAAAGAGGAAAAAAGTTGATTTAATTAGGGACTGACCTCGACATTGCTGACTatggactttgcatccggaaCTGGTGGCTGTAGAGAATGCTCTGCAAGGCGAGGCAGCAAGGATGACACGGATGTCAATCTCTGTTGCTGAGAAGCCTGACAGAAACAAAAAACAAGCATCTCAAAATTCTTCCTTAGTAATTGCTTGTCTGAGTATGGAAAAAGGTAGAGGTAAATGCTAGAGAGTTGAATCATCAAAATTTACTAGCAATTGACAGTAAATTTCATCTTTCATAAGATGGCTATCATGTATTTACCCTGATATGGGTGATCTTCACCGGCAATTGGGATGACAGCCGAATATTTTCCTCCATTATCCCTTGCGAGCTCTGGCTTGGTTCGGCATCACCTTCAATCGACTTCTCTTCTGAACCTCTGCTTTGACTAATCTCCTTTTGAACAGACTTCCCTTTTGAGCTGTCACCTTCAACAGACTTGCCTTCCAAGCTCTCAAAAGATGATATAATGCTTAGCGTGAGTGATTCCTCTTCTGTTCCCACCCAAAAGAAGAATAAACTGCAGGTGTTAgctaaatcaaggatacgacttCAGAACATACAGCAGAGGCAGAAGCAGCACAGCAAAAACACTGATGCGAAGAAACGAATTTTTAGATTGAACTGGAACAGAACCCCAGAGCAAGCAGAAGAAGTGAAGAAACAATAGTAggaaaattcaagaaatagCTAGAACAAGAAAGAACCCGCAACGCAAGATACGAATGATGCTGGATACTGGACATTTAGGAGAAGACCATGGAAATTCCAATTGAAATGGAATCTCCTTTCGTCTCTTCCGGTGGTGGAATTGAGCTAAACTACAAATTGCAAGGAAGCTCAAGCTTTTCAGATGGATTATTTCTCACAATCACACTTTTTCAAAAACTTCCAGGCACAGCATTCTTATTGACATCCTAACAAACTTGGTTTTGACTTTTTCTGGTAAAATAATTGGGTAATAAAGAGATTTAACTTGCAACAAATGCAAGGAACATATCACAGGAGAAACAGACAAGCATAAAATccaggaaaaagaaatactATTCTTCCCACCAAATGCTCtaaccttttatttttgtcgAATGTTTATTGCCCACTTCTTCTATTGAGAAACTCAACATTGGGCAATAGCAGAGGCTAATCAGTTCCAGGTCTGGTGCCATGCGCAATCCATGAGAGATGCTCACTAGTCGAGGCAAATAATGCAGTGACATCTTCTTCAACTTGGGTAGGAAACAAGAGTTCTCATACGCGGTAGAGTCTTCACAGGTCACCAAACTCGTGACAACATCACAGTCTTCAACAGTCAGCTCTTCTAAGTTAGAGAGATCGCCAAGTGATTCCGGTGTGAAAATAATGGCCAGCTGTGGACATGTTTGCAAGGTCAAGTATTTGAGATTACAAAAGCATTTTCTGTATGGTCctgtgaatattttttttaagctcTTCATGTAATATACATAGAGAAATTCGAGAGATCCAAGACTATGCCCAGCAAAGGTGTATTCGGATACTATCTCGCTATTGCTCTCTTCCTCGGAGAAATCAAACCCATCAAGGAGGTAGCGAACCTCATTGCACTCTCCAATGATACAACACTTCAGTTGCTGCATATTCTCTATCCCAAATTCAGATAGCTTAGTCGCAGTAGCGTGGCGATCCAAGAAAAAAGCAGTTGCATGGTGGAGCACCTTCTTAATATCAGTGGGGGCACCCACGCCATTTACGTACTTGAGGCATCTGTCCCACTGTTCGAGCTCATACTGAAGATCCTGAGGGAATCGGGACATGATGCGATTTGCATGATGGCCCACGGTAAACTTGAAACAATCAATTGGCATACTGTACAGATTGAAGTTCATGAGATGCTCCACATACGGGACGTATAGCTTAAGTGTGTTTAGCATCCTCAAGCCACAAATTTCGTCGAAAATAGCTTTTATAGATCTTTCCCACCTCTCATCCTCTGGATCCACATCAATACTCAATTCTTCTAGCTTAGATAAAGCAGAAATAGTCCCTTCAGGAAACAACACATTTGATTCACTCTCGTTCCTTTCAGACTTAATGTCACCACAGAATGACAGTTCCAGGCATCCAAGGTTGGTTAGTTTCACAACCTCCTCCGGTAGATTAATTATCTCTGTCCCATGAAGATCTAGTACCTCCAGCTGTTTGAGTTCCCCAATTTTTGGAGGCAAAACTGTGAGGAGCTCACAATGGTTTAGAAAAAGTTTTTTGAGGGAAAATAACTGGAAGAAAGATTCAGGCAATGTCTTGATACGAGTTCTGGATAAGTTCAGTACTTGGAGAGCAGGCATATACTCAAAAAAGGAGGTAGGAATCGTTCTGAGTTTACAGTTCCTGTGCAGGTATAGTGCTTTGAGTGTCTGGCACCTTGGGCCTTCAGGTAGCTCAGTTACTTGACTCTGCATTAAGTAAATCTCTTCGGCACTCAGCCACTTCTCGGGCGTTGGTGCTTCAGTCCATTTTAAACCCGCTTGCATGAGGATAGTACCCCGATCTTCTACCTGAGTGCCTAAATTCATCGCCTGAGATTGGGATGTTGACCCATAACTCCTCACAACTTTCTGTACCTTTTCAACTGTCTTAAGACCACCAACAAGACTCGATGTGCCTGCACGGAGAAACACATTATATCTGCTTTTGGCTTCAATATAGAATTATCATTGGTCATATCTGACTGATAATCGGCAACCTCAAATGTCCAAGAAATACATTGTTCATGCTGAGATAAGACAGCTCATATGACTCTCCTGAAGAAGCATCACTCGTAACTATATATTGCAGTTACTCGTCAGGATTTCTGCCTGTCTTACGGTACAGTGAGAACTCAGCACCTCAATCTCTGGTTGCTCTACATGTTCCTTAATACACAGTTCACACAATGGAAGCTGCAAAGCATGTTAGCTATGCAAGCCACTGTAGAATTCTGAAACTTTTTGAGTTTTGTCTATCAAAATTTCGACTAAGGAAACAAAGCACAGAAGTAGATGAGCAGATATTGATGTGAAATCTctcaaaattgaattttggaCTAGTTCATGAAGCTAAATCAATGGacaaaaaacacaaaaacaTGTTAATATTAGAAAAAGTTTCACCTTTTCAAATATTAGTAAACcttatttaaagaaatatgTGTTCTTTTTTCAGCGAAATCTTACCGTGTTCTGGAAGACAATTCAAGCAATCAACTATCTCTCTCATAAAAGGCCTTTGCTGCGGGTTCTCATCCAAGCATTTTTTCGCCAACTTTACAACTTCTTTGGCTCCTTGAATAggataattttcttttaatcgtGCATCCATAAGTGCATGTAAACTTCTCTCCTCTTCAAGAAACTCTCGAGTCAATTCTACAAGACCACCCGGTTTTTCTAACAATAACTCCCTCCATTTTCTTCCAGAAATAAGTTCAACAAGGACAACTCCGAAACTGTATACATCACTTTTAGCGGATACCCTCCCTGcagaagataaaagaaaattgaatggACTAACTCAGAttgagatattttatttttaggtgATAGAATTTCTCAAAGGGAAAAAACAAATTAGGAATTTGGCTGCTGTGAAAGACTCTATAGCATAAGAACAGACAGAATAGGGCATGGTCAAACCAGAGCATTTACTCTTCCTTGTTTCAGAAGATCTTGGCTTGCAGAAGAACATGCAACTATGTAGCATCTGACATTATGTAGGAAAATAACCTACCTGTGCGAAAATACTCTGGTGCAATATATCCCAGTGTTCCAACTACTATATCGGAAATTTCAGATTCATAACCTTCCGGTCCAGCAGTCGCAAGGCCAAAGCCAAAGATTTTTCCGTTATAGTCCTATATCATACAAAATAGATACAAGTAAAGGGTAAAGAAACAAGATGCCAGCAGCCTAATACTAAGAAAATATTAGGTGGGTGTGAATCAAATTTATGGTACGCAACTTACAATAAGAGTTTGGTACAGTCCTGTGGAGCCCATAAAAGTTGTTTATTTTACATTTAAGTTGACATTTGATTGAAAATTGCTCAAGCCGCCTTGGTTTGTGACAAGCGTCTAATGTtgcatttggtttcatagtaggattttaaaatcagtttctgattttgaaaaagagtagtATAAATGAGGCtcacctttgactttgtatgagttatgttgttttgttatggaaaaaagtgatataaataaggcccactctttgactttgtatgagttattttgttttgtagtaggtagagttaagttagaattgtgattctaaaataacacTATGAAACTAAATGGTTTTGCCTGTTTCATCTTTTAGTAAGCAAACAAAGCTGCATTAGCATTGCTCATTTTCTGTTTCACCTGAGAATCAAAATACAGAATAAAGTTGATGTATCCTGAACACATAAAAGACACGCTAGTGCACTAACCGAATCTAACAAAATCTTTGATGGCTTAATGTTGCGATGGATGACAGGTCTCTCACTCCTGTGGAGATAAGCAAGTCCTATTGCAGCATCAATTGCGATCTTCATTCTAACATCCCACGATAGTGGGCTCTGTTCTTCTGCAATGGAGAATCAAAAGGTAGCATTGGTGCATGTTATAGATATTTAAAGAGTTCCAAAAAATTGTCCTGGCATAAATAAAAGGGTAACACGAAAAAGTCAAAAAGCATAAAATCACTTTTTTCCAACCGTTGTTATGTAGAGTATGTTCTATATCACAATTAGAAGAATTgaagaaatttgaaatatatgtcaCTCTCCATACATATAAAAGATCAACGACTAACACAATTACTGATCACCAACTTCTAacctgaaaataaaaattaaagaagaagAGTGGTTGGTGttttacttgaaaataaattatctgCCAGGCTACCACGGGCCATGTACTTGTACATCAGGATCCGATGTTTAGCTTCATAGCAATACCCAATCAGTTGCACCAAATTTGGATGAGAAAGCTTCTCAAAAAGACTGACTTGTGCCTGAAAAGTGAAAGCTCTCAATCTGAACGTGGATTAAGACAAGATATTATTAAAGATCAGACAAGAATTTCAGATGTTCATCATGGTACAATTGGACAAGGTGCTACTATATAAAAGAAACCAAAGAACATTGTGAATGTAAAAAGGGTATGCAGCATCACCTATTGCGGTTTACttccactttttctttcttatagGTCAATTGGGTTAATTGCATAAACACATGCATCAAGCTGGTGTAAACTTCGCATGCAAAAGGACATGAAAGGATTTTTTCTAACTAATAATTCATGTTGAGGATTTAGAAAAGCagaaataagaagaaaattgGGATGACAAAGAGTTAATCAGATCTAGTGATAAGCTAGCATAGCTACGTCCATGAATGGCAGTCCAAAGTCTGAGAATTTCAAACCATCCAGCTAGTAAACATATCTGttcatttgtaattattctCTGTCCCTTGTTCAGTTCTAATGCAAGTATAATGGCAAAATATATCTGCTCTTTACTTAATTTACATAGAAACAGCCATAGAGGTCTTTACGGAATCACAAAGCATGAGCAGGGTCCTAGTAACTTCAAGTTCAATAACAACTCGTAACTGATAATCCATGCGAAAGGTATTCAGGATTCCAGATGACCTACAAGCCAATTGTCCTTGTCTTGATAAAGTCTATCATCACCATCATAAGTCTTCACAGCAACTTGAAGGGGCTCAGAGGCCACTGGCAATTCCTTAGAGATAAACCCCAAAAAGATTCTGTGATGGCCTGCCGAGATACTCTGCTTAAAATTCCCggtaattttcttcattttcttataagTGAACACAGTTATCAGACTTGCAGTCGAATCTGGATATGAGCTCTTGACTTCTTTGGAGTACATCAATGACGGACAACCATCCTTTTCACGTGTCCATAATGGACCGGAAAAATGAAGGCTAGCTGTAAACAAAGATTACACAGGCAGCATCAGATAACTGATAATGATGTCTGAGAAAATGAATAGCAATATCAAATGAAAAACTATGCCGAACTCCACACACCACAATCCACTGCTGACTATCCTGCAATTAGGAAAACAatgtttattttgt is a genomic window containing:
- the LOC116203778 gene encoding uncharacterized protein LOC116203778 isoform X4 codes for the protein MGNARSRNSELRQSKDSSPDGEEVDEELLSGIRGTRLYSFQELLRATDNFSSNNKIGTGAFGSTYKGALQDGTVIAVKVVSGGSAEGEREFLNEISILARTDHENLVKFYGCCVEANHRILVFDYLKNGDLAQALLCSGPRSINFPWDVRRRICIGIAKGLAFLHDVRIVHRDIKAANVLLDDELNPKISDFGIATFLAPDRSRVTERVVGTMGYLAPEYAMRGLLTLEADTYSFGVLVLEIVSGRRHTSGEGKYILERAWDLHKMGELLSLVDKAIMGDFDREEAYKYLITCLLCTQNDLDLRPDMSTVIDMLTGKKDVSGESLLRPGPPSPHMSPGADEGEMLESDYSYSPGSISSASLHFSGPLWTREKDGCPSLMYSKEVKSSYPDSTASLITVFTYKKMKKITGNFKQSISAGHHRIFLGFISKELPVASEPLQVAVKTYDGDDRLYQDKDNWLAQVSLFEKLSHPNLVQLIGYCYEAKHRILMYKYMARGSLADNLFSKEQSPLSWDVRMKIAIDAAIGLAYLHRSERPVIHRNIKPSKILLDSDYNGKIFGFGLATAGPEGYESEISDIVVGTLGYIAPEYFRTGRVSAKSDVYSFGVVLVELISGRKWRELLLEKPGGLVELTREFLEEERSLHALMDARLKENYPIQGAKEVVKLAKKCLDENPQQRPFMREIVDCLNCLPEHGTSSLVGGLKTVEKVQKVVRSYGSTSQSQAMNLGTQVEDRGTILMQAGLKWTEAPTPEKWLSAEEIYLMQSQVTELPEGPRCQTLKALYLHRNCKLRTIPTSFFEYMPALQVLNLSRTRIKTLPESFFQLFSLKKLFLNHCELLTVLPPKIGELKQLEVLDLHGTEIINLPEEVVKLTNLGCLELSFCGDIKSERNESESNVLFPEGTISALSKLEELSIDVDPEDERWERSIKAIFDEICGLRMLNTLKLYVPYVEHLMNFNLYSMPIDCFKFTVGHHANRIMSRFPQDLQYELEQWDRCLKYVNGVGAPTDIKKVLHHATAFFLDRHATATKLSEFGIENMQQLKCCIIGECNEVRYLLDGFDFSEEESNSEIVSEYTFAGHSLGSLEFLYVYYMKSLKKIFTGPYRKCFCNLKYLTLQTCPQLAIIFTPESLGDLSNLEELTVEDCDVVTSLVTCEDSTAYENSCFLPKLKKMSLHYLPRLVSISHGLRMAPDLELISLCYCPMLSFSIEEVGNKHSTKIKEEESLTLSIISSFESLEGKSVEGDSSKGKSVQKEISQSRGSEEKSIEGDAEPSQSSQGIMEEHIRLSSQLQQQRLTSVSSLQPRLAEHSLQPPPVPDAKSIVSNVEESDDGVQLEEVQAEASEREEPPELLQLVEVFTRAVPPRQHCHLEE
- the LOC116203778 gene encoding uncharacterized protein LOC116203778 isoform X1, with amino-acid sequence MGNARSRNSELRQSKDSSPDGEEVDEELLSGIRGTRLYSFQELLRATDNFSSNNKIGTGAFGSTYKGALQDGTVIAVKVVSGGSAEGEREFLNEISILARTDHENLVKFYGCCVEANHRILVFDYLKNGDLAQALLCSGPRSINFPWDVRRRICIGIAKGLAFLHDVRIVHRDIKAANVLLDDELNPKISDFGIATFLAPDRSRVTERVVGTMGYLAPEYAMRGLLTLEADTYSFGVLVLEIVSGRRHTSGEGKYILERAWDLHKMGELLSLVDKAIMGDFDREEAYKYLITCLLCTQNDLDLRPDMSTVIDMLTGKKDVSGESLLRPGPPSPHMSPGADEGEMLESDYSYSPGSISSASLHFSGPLWTREKDGCPSLMYSKEVKSSYPDSTASLITVFTYKKMKKITGNFKQSISAGHHRIFLGFISKELPVASEPLQVAVKTYDGDDRLYQDKDNWLAQVSLFEKLSHPNLVQLIGYCYEAKHRILMYKYMARGSLADNLFSKEQSPLSWDVRMKIAIDAAIGLAYLHRSERPVIHRNIKPSKILLDSDYNGKIFGFGLATAGPEGYESEISDIVVGTLGYIAPEYFRTGRVSAKSDVYSFGVVLVELISGRKWRELLLEKPGGLVELTREFLEEERSLHALMDARLKENYPIQGAKEVVKLAKKCLDENPQQRPFMREIVDCLNCLPEHGTSSLVGGLKTVEKVQKVVRSYGSTSQSQAMNLGTQVEDRGTILMQAGLKWTEAPTPEKWLSAEEIYLMQSQVTELPEGPRCQTLKALYLHRNCKLRTIPTSFFEYMPALQVLNLSRTRIKTLPESFFQLFSLKKLFLNHCELLTVLPPKIGELKQLEVLDLHGTEIINLPEEVVKLTNLGCLELSFCGDIKSERNESESNVLFPEGTISALSKLEELSIDVDPEDERWERSIKAIFDEICGLRMLNTLKLYVPYVEHLMNFNLYSMPIDCFKFTVGHHANRIMSRFPQDLQYELEQWDRCLKYVNGVGAPTDIKKVLHHATAFFLDRHATATKLSEFGIENMQQLKCCIIGECNEVRYLLDGFDFSEEESNSEIVSEYTFAGHSLGSLEFLYVYYMKSLKKIFTGPYRKCFCNLKYLTLQTCPQLAIIFTPESLGDLSNLEELTVEDCDVVTSLVTCEDSTAYENSCFLPKLKKMSLHYLPRLVSISHGLRMAPDLELISLCYCPMLSFSIEEVGNKHSTKIKEEESLTLSIISSFESLEGKSVEGDSSKGKSVQKEISQSRGSEEKSIEGDAEPSQSSQGIMEENIRLSSQLPVKITHIRASQQQRLTSVSSLLPRLAEHSLQPPVPDAKSIVSNVEESDDGYNWRKYGQKQVKGKNPRSYYKCTYPNCSTKKKVERSSEDGQITEIVYKGTHNHPKPQSTRRKGSQAIQAHAHTSSEFSDQSVTVQEDSSVLMGNEEFEQVSNSVGDDSESESEAKRWKDANEYINVSGAVKEPRIVVQTTSEIDILDDGYRWRKYGQKVVKGNPNPRSYYKCTYAGCPVRKLVERAAHDMRAVITTYEGKHNHDPPVGRGGGSQSVDRAQVTGESLQRRSGDITSALPLGGVANQSEESLQRSSAATSALPSRGVADQSEESLQRSCANTAALPPGVANQSEISEKLVKSYDSTKLM